In a single window of the Gossypium hirsutum isolate 1008001.06 chromosome A13, Gossypium_hirsutum_v2.1, whole genome shotgun sequence genome:
- the LOC107894586 gene encoding secreted RxLR effector protein 161-like, with protein MAQWEKLTSSGNQERVDEKEYRSLVGCLLYLTIIRPDIMSGVSLLTRFMHCCDVIHFKAAKRILGYVKGTLNYRVKFEKEKELKLTGYSDSDWVGFVNDMKSTSGYVFTLGSGVFFWSSKKQQTVTQSTAKVEYIAIAAAINQAIWLRKLLCDMNEE; from the coding sequence ATGGCTCAATGGGAGAAGCTGACTAGTAGTGGGAATCAAGAGAGGGTTGATGAGAAAGAATATCGAAGTCTAGTAGGTTGCTTGCTTTACTTAACAATAATAAGGCCTGACATTATGTCTGGTGTTAGTCTTCTAACTAGATTCATGCACTGTTGTGATGTCATTCATTTTAAAGCAGCTAAGAGGATACTCGGCTATGTTAAAGGAACTTTAAACTATAGAGTTAAGTTTGAGAAGGAGAAGGAGCTTAAGTTGACTGGATATTCTGATAGTGATTGGGTTGGCTTTGTCaatgacatgaagagcacttcTGGTTACGTTTTTACCCTTGGCTCAGGAGTTTTCttttggagttcaaagaagcaacaaactgttaCTCAATCCACAGCTAAAGTAGAGTACATTGCAATTGCTGCAGctattaatcaagccatttggcttagaaaGCTTCTATGTGACATGAATGAAGAATAG
- the LOC107894896 gene encoding auxin-responsive protein SAUR23, whose product MSFRLPSIVVNAKQVLKAQQAQSSVPKGHIAIYVGEVERKRYIIPVTFLNHPSFVDLLNQAEEEFGFNHPMGGLTIPCKEDTFIDLASRLHALT is encoded by the coding sequence ATGAGTTTTCGTTTGCCATCCATTGTTGTTAATGCCAAGCAAGTCCTTAAAGCTCAACAGGCTCAATCAAGTGTGCCAAAAGGTCACATTGCAATCTATGTAGGGGAGGTTGAGAGAAAGAGATACATCATTCCGGTTACTTTCTTGAATCACCCTTCATTCGTAGACTTGCTCAACCAAGCAGAGGAAGAGTTCGGGTTCAATCATCCAATGGGTGGTTTAACGATACCATGCAAAGAAGACACGTTCATCGATCTTGCTTCTCGATTGCATGCCTTGACATGA
- the LOC107893902 gene encoding auxin-responsive protein SAUR23, translating into MGFRLPSVILHAKQVLKLQSRNQTDVPKGHIAVYVGEIQKTRFVVPISYLNHPSFVDLLNLAEEQFGFNHPMGGLTIPCDEDAFLHLTSQLHGC; encoded by the coding sequence ATGGGTTTCCGTTTACCTTCTGTGATTCTTCATGCCAAGCAAGTTCTAAAACTGCAGTCTAGGAACCAGACAGATGTTCCAAAAGGCCATATTGCAGTTTATGTTGGAGAAATCCAGAAGACAAGATTTGTGGTTCCCATTTCATACTTGAATCACCCTTCTTTTGTGGATTTGCTCAACCTGGCTGAGGAACAGTTCGGGTTTAATCATCCCATGGGTGGTCTTACAATTCCATGCGACGAAGATGCCTTTCTTCATCTCACTTCTCAGCTGCATGGCTGCTGA
- the LOC107894897 gene encoding auxin-responsive protein SAUR21, with the protein MGFRLPAVIQSSRQLLKHHSGFSRKQSDVVPKGHVAVYVGEAQRKRFMVPIAYLNHPSFKELLNRAEEDFGFDHPMGGLTIPCKEDAFINLTSKLHTCLAHQR; encoded by the coding sequence ATGGGTTTCCGTTTGCCAGCAGTGATCCAAAGTTCCAGGCAACTTTTGAAACACCATTCTGGTTTCTCCAGGAAACAATCAGATGTTGTGCCCAAAGGCCATGTTGCTGTTTACGTTGGAGAGGCGCAAAGGAAACGTTTTATGGTTCCAATTGCGTATTTGAACCACCCTTCGTTTAAAGAATTGCTGAACCGGGCTGAGGAAGATTTCGGGTTCGATCACCCGATGGGCGGCCTCACAATTCCATGCAAAGAAGATGCTTTCATCAATCTAACCTCGAAGTTGCATACTTGTCTGGCTCATCAACGATGA